The Brassica napus cultivar Da-Ae chromosome C7, Da-Ae, whole genome shotgun sequence genomic interval AAACAAAgcatagaaaatagaaacattgactagaatattattaatgagtcaaagactcagtcttccatgcagATTAGTCAAAGATGACCATTCGGTTCACGTTCTGGTCAAGGAAACCCTTCGgctactgtccaggttcatccgaaccagatggatgcacggggtaaagataaggacgcttgcgggactgtccggatggtccgccagataagaatgcatgtccgtctttggtttcttcacgATCCAAGCTAATTCTGGCTCGACCGTGGGTTTTAGAATGTCGAGTTGGTCGGGGAAGACGGGCTGTGGTTCGGTCGGttaggtcgtctggacgtgGTTCCAGCCGAAGCTCCAATCGGGACGCACGCGGGACGGCTCGGTCAGTCTGATCAGTACGGTCGAATGAACGAACCTCGGTCAaattgttcagaacgtcctgatctccatgctggttggctccaatggactgatccacgaaccagggcacatcattcccttcctcttcaaaaagatttgtcctcaaatctgaaacattaaaaggaaaaggattataagcaaaagaaccataatcagCACAATGCTCACCTTGAGTTTGGTCCGGTATTTGAATTGGCAAAGGCTCTTCCTTTTCTGGCTCGGTTTCAAGGTTCTcattctccaaagtcaccaacggtTTTTGCTTTTGACACTTGTTAGCATAATGACCGATcctatggcatttgaagcacctggtggaatgagctttgcttgtgggtttcacagctttgcttttatcaaaagaaatctcattagttttcaaatcagaatttgaaaGATAAGAAGACTTACATTGCTGTTTTGGTGCCGAAGAAGTGTTGGTGTTTCCCTTCCTTTTGAGCTGTCGGATAGCATGAATtgccttatgcaacatcttctcCAAACTAGCATAAGTTTGAAGCTCGTTTTGATCAAGCACTACACGGTTGCTTCTCTTGGTTTTGGTGAAGAGACGATCACCACTTCTGACCCACTTCTCATCATTGGACCtgttttctctcttcctttgTTTCTGCACAAAATCAAATTCATTAGAAGCAAACTGTCTCTTGTCAAAAATCAATTGCTTCTTTTCAACAATagttttaaaaggaaagtagacatcatcttgtagtggttttgatttcttgagaagtccaaacatcctgaaacacttaacaaagttagcaaataaaaatcctcacactctcaaagtgtttagctcacgatttttagatggtcactcagagttctttcactggttcaaaggatgataggcagtcaaaattcagcaatcaaaacccaaaacaaacttttgtgagaaaaagaaaagagaaggtaagatgaagagatttttgatatggatccgccttaactgtcctaaggctggatttctcttcagccagcagggtttctcttccaccactccccctggatttctcttcagaagtgattcacgccaaaactttttttttttatcgattttttttttttttttataataggcgatcacaagggagtaaaggaacagcccggatccaagaaataagaaaagaaaaaaacgtggagagatgagaagatgagagatgaaagaaaacaaaccagccaaagtggctctgataccaagttGATACGCCCAAAACGGGAAGGATGGCTTTGGCCGGGTGTTTGATATGAACCGAGAAGGCGatggcacttctggaactggaatggattgaaaggatcgtcaagagatgcggaatggctcttgatatacccaagatctaaggctaaccacctaagaaacGATGAaggtgtgttggctaaccaccaaacgacacaaaagatgattggctgaccaccaaatcaacaagccggttcaaaccgatgaactagctaagaactctctctctcactcagagaaaagaagaatcgaaaataaacaaccaaaatgaactcattttattcatcaaagggactacatatttatactacttgtagtcaaagagaaTTAAAGAGAATTGTGGGAAAACAAAgcatagaaaatagaaacattgactagaatattattaatgagtcaaagactcagtcttccatgcagATTAGTCAAAGATGACCATTCGGTTCACGTTCTGGTCAAGGAAACCCTTCGgctactgtccaggttcatccgaaccagatggatgcacggggtaaagataaggacgcttgcgggactgtccggatggtccgccagataagaatgcatgtccgtctttggtttcttcacgATCCAAGCTAATTCTGGCTCGACCGTGGGTTTTAGAATGTCGAGTTGGTCGGGGAAGACGGGCTGTGGTTCGGTCGGttaggtcgtctggacgtgGTTCCAGCCGAAGCTCCAATCGGGACGCACGCGGGACGGCTCGGTCAGTCTGATCAGTACGGTCGAATGAACGAACCTCGGTCAaattgttcagaacgtcctgatctcCATGCTGGTTGGCTCCAATGGACTGATCCACGAACCAGGGCACATCAGAGGGGCACCTCCTAGTAGACCGGATCTTGCTTAATCCGTCTCGTAGAGCAAATTCCGGTGGGAGAGAGGTCACGGTGAGCACCGACGGAGATGCCGGAGATTCGCGTAACCTCCGCCCCTTACGAACGCGTTTTGGAAATTAGAGAGAAAATAAACAGTAGCGCGTGAGGCTCAACTGCCACTCAAAGGCTAAAAGTCCCTCTTTTCCACATAAGTAtctttacaaaaagaaaaaaaatgttcacATAAGTTGAATATAAATATCATTGCTTGGTTCAGCACATAACAAAAAACAAGAGTTCAGAATAAAAATGTCTGCCCGAGAGAACGCAAGTCTCGAGCTCAAAATCATATGTGCTACTAATGTTAGCCATACAAATCTCACGGACAAGATGGACGTATACGCCGTCGTTTCGATTATAGGAGACAATTATCAAACACAAACTGCCATTGGCTGGAAGAAGCCCATGAAGGTCTATTGACCGTCAACGTCaagttatatatatagctaTTGGCTGGAAGGGTCTGTTGACTTGGAAATTGGAGAAGTCAATATCTCGGTTCAAGAGCCTTTGCCTCAAATCCGTTTTCACCGTTAACAAACGGTAACGTGGATAAAATGAAGTTGATGACTCTCCCTGTTAAAGCCAAAGGAGAAACCGAAGCAAAGCTGAGCCTCTCGTACCGGTTTAAACGGGAACTAGCTGGTAATTTGTACCCTTCTCTGTCAGATTACTCTTCCTCGATTCGTTATCCAACCGTGGATTCAGGAAGATCATGTACGGACGTGACAAAACTGACACTAGAACTCGTGATCAAAATGGCCAAGGACATAAAAGACGTAAGCTGGATCCACGGTATGGACATGTACGCTTCGGTTATTGTCCGTGAAGGAACAATAATTAAGAACAGGAGCAATACTTCTATTGCTTTCGGTGTCTACAAAGACCCAATATGGGACCATGCCATTAGGTTCTCCCTAGACGAGTCATTAGCTCGAGGGGGCCGATTGACCCTTTTCGTGCAATTGATTAACCGTCTTATCAGTCACACGGACACCAACAGTTTCCAAATATGCCGCCACATTAGTCACAGTAGACATTGTGCAAAACCAACAGTGaagccacacaaaaaaaaaagttggagCAGGAGACATAACTTACTCTGAAACTTGTACTTTTGGCAAGTACTAACTtcatttctttttgttgtttgttttacTTTGTTCATGTGGTATATCTCACATCGAAAGTTGAGTGTTGAGTGTGAACAAGAGTAATATATAAGTGTGTGATGCATGTTTATAGTTTGATATTTCAATTGTTGAATGCGGCCCCGGGTTGGGTTTTCCAATTTAAGCTAACAAAAATTGATGAGCAAAACATGAACTGAATAAGCAAAAACTTTCTTACAAATTATAAGCAGGAAAAATATCAAAtccatttaattataaataaaaaaactgagTACATTTTATATTGCAGTTGTTAAAATAAAAGGACGGGtgaattaacaaaacaaaaaaaaaaaaagtacggGTACGACATAGTATGCTTCTTGTGTATCCGGTGGTGACCGAGGAAAGCTGCTATagttgtggtggtggtggctgcGGATGCGGATACGGTTGAGCCGCCGGCGGTGTTGGATATTGTTGGTAGCCATGTGGTTGTTGATATGGCGTTGGCATATAAATTGGTACGAGACCGTTGCTTGGCCCAGCATTTCCACCTTGTTGAACAGGCACGTAACTCGGATCCGACGACGCATATGAGTGAGGCGAGACCGGTAGATACATATATGGTTGGGACGTTGCGGTTGATGGTGGTGGAACCGTTGAAAATGTAACTTGTTCCGTAAGAAACCTATACGTGAAGCTCACGACACCCTTTTTCCCATAAGGACCCGTCAAAGCGTGCGTCTCCAACTTCATACCGTTACCTTCACCGTTTTTTAACGGAGTAGGTGGATTCGAAGCTAATAGCTGTTGAATAGGAAGTCTTACAAATCCAATCTCCTTATCACCAAGAAAAGGCCTGTGGCTCATCATTTCCACGAGGAGGATCAAACGCCCTTCTTGAGCTAACTTTTCATCGAGAGAAAACTTAACCCTATGGTTCAACTTTGGGTTAGTATCAGCGGCGAAATCGACAGGGGTGTTGATCCTGTCCTTCACCTTCCTGTCCTTGAGGATAGCAACGGAGGCATATACATCCATCACCGAAAAGGCGTTGACATCTCTGATGTCCTTGGCGTGTTTGATCACGACCTCTAAAACCATTTTTGTTGTGCCCGTTTGAATTCGAGGCGAATATACAACCAGCTGATTACCTGGATCCGGGTTTGGATAAACGGGTTGACCAATCGATGGGGAATGATCCTGATGCTCTGGATGTGCTGGCTTAAACCGGTACAAGAGGCTCAAGCTTGCGTTGGTACATCCTCCATCTGTGAGTTTGATAGGGCAAGTCAACGACTTCATTTTATTGACGTTACCGTTTGCAAACGGTGGAAGCGGGTTTGTGGTGAAAAGCTCCTGAACGGAGACGTTGACTTCTCCTAAATATAGGTCATCCCTCCCTTCGAGCCAATAGCTAAATAACTCGACCTTGAGGGTCAATAGGCCTTCACGGGCAGCTTCTTCGTTGAACAAAAACTTGATGGTGTGATTCCATGTGGGATTGAAACCACCGTCGTAGTCAATGGGCGTTTTGGCCGCTTGTGTCTTTTGAGTAGTTTCGCCGTTAATTGAAACGACGGCGTACACGCCCATCTTGTCTGCGGCATCAACATGGCTTAGGTCACTGGCTGATACAATTTTAAGCTCAAGTGTTGGGCTCTCTATGGCTCTTTGCAACTGCAAGGACGCCATATTTAGAAAGTCTCGTGTTGTACTCTCTTCGAAAatgtaaaataagaaaaagatatatatacaaGTTTGTGTGAGGACATTTCTAATTATAAAGTTACAAAACTTATAGAAGGATAACATGTATGGGTGTCATATCTCGAGTCAACGGTAGTTATATATACTTCAAATTATAGAAAATTAACCAACCGTCCATGTTGTAGGGTACATATCGTATTATCACGCAGAAAATTTCGCCGTATGTACAAACAAGAGTTTGTTTTACATAAAAACCGACTCACTACCACCACTTACTAACGGTAACTGAATAAAATAAAGCTATTTCTTGCAACAGAGCTCAACAAAGGTGTCAAAAACATAGATGTgcaaccaatatatatatatatctcaaatttgctcatattgaagaaaatagaaaattactACGAACAAATTATATGGAagtttttaacataaaaaaaaacaatttatatggAAGTTTATCACAGAAAGATATTGaacactaaaataattttttgagttttaataTTGAGTTTGACTGATTATAGACTAcgtaaattaaaacaatacaatatctttgttttgtaaaaattattggTAATCAAATTTGTAACCACTtaaagttttaatttatatttaactaatatataGTTCTACATAAAACTAAAAGTTTGTATTATATCTCTATATTTGGCAAACGTTAAAAGTAcatgtatttttcttttctcaaagaaaaagtacatgtataaattttaagataatattaaatgatggttttttttttatcaacctaTATTAAATGATGGTCAAATCGTGTATTTAGACAATTTCAAAGAAATATAGTAAACATATGTCTATGTTGAGTAGTGTCCCACTAACACAATTTATACATTACACAAGAAGGCAAGTACCAGGCGAACAGAAGGGAAGAGAGAGATAAAAAATACATGGACAGTTCGGATCAACAATGTATAAGACTTGGTATTTTGGATATTCGATATAAGAAACAAgaactaatttatttttcttgacGGATATTCGTTATTGAATGATgcagaaaaatgaaaaagatttAAGTTACAAAGGACCTTGAATTAGAAAATAactattactccctccgtttttaatataagtcgttttagaattgtgcacatagtttaaaaaatcattaattttttatattttctaaacaatcattaattatttaactaatcacaaatcaactaataataaaaaagaaggtatattatcattggtcatataacattaagtgttaataaattttacatagaaaaccgaaaacatcATAGAATTTAGAACATAAAAAATACTCTAAAAAGACTTATATAAAAAACCGGAGAGAGTATAACTTTAAAAATCAAGCTGAAAGACATTAGTTGAACCATTAATTTTTATGGTGTGTTGTCGCGTGACGGTCTTGGGTGGAGGGGTGTGGCGTAAGAAACCACATTTGGAGGAGGGTACGTACTTGCGAGTTTGGGTTCGTCTTGACGGAAAGAGGAATCTCGGTTGTAAAAAACTGATCAATCTTGTGCAGTGTACCACGTGTTAGTAGCACTGCCTTTTATTGCGCTCTGCCTAGACCCTAGAGTAAGTACATCATGATAATTGGTTAATGTCTTTTTTGACAACTACAACGCTTTGTGGGACTTCACACCACTTTATGGGATTGCACGAcgctatataaatatttatatttatgaatagCCAACAGCAGATGTTGAAAAATACTTAATACTatgcttaaaaaaaaaaaaaagtgaatggGTCAAAACGCGCCAAAACTTTCACACAAAAGAAACAAGCCAACACATACCTGACGACAGCAACTCACACGGTCTCTCAAGGAACCTTTCTAATTCAACTTTTCATGGAcgcaaacaagcaaagaaaccAAATACCAAACATAAGGAAGAAAAAAACGAAACTAGAAATCGCAATAACTGAATATTCATTGCAATGGACTGGTCAGTAGTATGATTCATAACTTACGAAAAGAACCAGCCCCCTGCTCAAGGCTCAAGCTTAAACTTCGTATAGGTTTAGATTTACTTCGTTAGACATTATTTCACTCAGTATAGCTCCTCCTATTACTCGGCCGAAGGCCGCCCCTAGTCCTAGGGCTGCGACACTCCCTCCTTGTGGCTTCACTTGTGGCTGTACTCCTTGCCCTTGCGCCGGTGATTGTGTCGGTCGCTGTGGTAGTGGTTGTTGTGGTTGTGGCTGCTGCTGAATCTGAACCTGAGGTTGTGGTTGATTCTGAAACTTTTGTGGTGATAACTGCACTTGCGGTTGTGGTTGCGGCTGCAGCTGCGAGTGTGAATATTGATGGTATTCATGTGGCTGATATGAGGGTGGCATATAATTTGGTACTTGACCGTTACTTGGCCCAATATTTACCCCTGGGTGAATAGCCATGTAACCCGAAGCTCCAT includes:
- the LOC125590020 gene encoding uncharacterized protein LOC125590020; the protein is MFGLLKKSKPLQDDVYFPFKTIVEKKQLIFDKRQFASNEFDFVQKQRKRENRSNDEKWVRSGDRLFTKTKRSNRVVLDQNELQTYASLEKMLHKAIHAIRQLKRKGNTNTSSAPKQQCKSSYLSNSDLKTNEISFDKSKAVKPTSKAHSTRCFKCHRIGHYANKCQKQKPLVTLENENLETEPEKEEPLPIQIPDQTQDLRTNLFEEEGNDVPWFVDQSIGANQHGDQDVLNNLTEVRSFDRTDQTDRAVPRASRLELRLEPRPDDLTDRTTARLPRPTRHSKTHGRARISLDREETKDGHAFLSGGPSGQSRKRPYLYPVHPSGSDEPGQ